In Bacteroides coprosuis DSM 18011, the following are encoded in one genomic region:
- a CDS encoding protein of unknown function DUF45 (COGs: COG1451 metal-dependent hydrolase~InterPro IPR002725~KEGG: bfs:BF0203 hypothetical protein~PFAM: Protein of unknown function DUF45~SPTR: Putative uncharacterized protein;~IMG reference gene:2504105963~PFAM: Protein of unknown function DUF45) produces MIKKEDNILRYEGLGDIIIKPNARAKRFVFRVKDNRLQMTTPKYSSKKEMYQAVSSMYDKLKKLLSNNTNPLIDLNFSIDTEFFKLKIEEGNRERFLARSELGELSIIAPKSVDFNDVQLQEWLKRVIIEALRRNAKIILAPKLYMLSQKHNIPYNQLKINTSEGRWGSCSGRKNINLSVYLVLLPKHLIDYVLLHELCHTYEMNHGPNFWALLNNLTEGRAEELNEELKNYHTSIFNYSKE; encoded by the coding sequence ATGATTAAAAAAGAGGATAATATATTAAGATACGAAGGCTTGGGAGATATTATTATAAAGCCTAACGCACGCGCTAAACGATTTGTCTTTCGGGTGAAAGATAATCGGCTGCAAATGACTACGCCTAAATATTCCTCTAAAAAAGAAATGTATCAGGCTGTATCCTCTATGTATGATAAACTAAAAAAACTGTTATCTAATAATACAAACCCTCTTATTGATTTAAATTTTTCAATTGATACTGAATTTTTTAAACTTAAAATTGAGGAAGGAAATAGGGAACGATTTTTAGCTCGTTCTGAATTGGGTGAGCTGTCTATTATTGCTCCTAAGTCTGTTGATTTTAATGATGTACAGCTTCAAGAGTGGCTGAAAAGAGTGATTATAGAGGCCCTTAGAAGAAATGCGAAAATTATTTTGGCCCCTAAACTATATATGCTTTCACAAAAACACAATATCCCCTACAATCAACTTAAAATAAATACAAGTGAGGGGAGATGGGGTAGCTGTTCTGGACGAAAGAATATAAATTTATCAGTTTATTTAGTCCTTCTTCCAAAGCATTTGATTGATTATGTTCTTTTGCATGAACTATGTCATACTTATGAGATGAATCATGGTCCAAATTTCTGGGCATTGTTGAATAATCTAACTGAAGGCAGAGCTGAAGAACTAAATGAAGAACTGAAAAACTATCACACTTCAATTTTTAATTATTCAAAAGAGTGA
- a CDS encoding alpha-1,2-mannosidase (COGs: COG3537 Putative alpha-1 2-mannosidase~InterPro IPR005887:IPR012939~KEGG: bth:BT_1032 hypothetical protein~PFAM: Glycosyl hydrolase 92~SPTR: Alpha-1,2-mannosidase family protein;~TIGRFAM: Alpha-1,2-mannosidase, putative~IMG reference gene:2504105959~PFAM: Glycosyl hydrolase family 92~TIGRFAM: alpha-1,2-mannosidase, putative), with protein sequence MKKLLTSIFLFSFCLSMSAQNSQKALVDYVDPFIGTTNFGTTNPGAITPNGLMSVVPFNVMGSSENTYDKDARWWSTPYEYTNNFFTGYSHVNLSGVGCPELGSLLLMPTTGELNVDYTQYGSKYKDEVATPGYYSNFLTKYNIKTEVTATPRTGLARFTFPKGQGNVLLNLGEGLTNESGAMVRRVNNQEYEGMKLLGTFCYNSQAVFPIYFVMRISKVPAETGYWKKQRPMTAEAEWDADQGKNKLYTKYGKEIAGDDIGVYFSFDTEENEQVEVQMGVSFVSIENARLNLETEQKDNHFDKIYQDARNLWEKNLARITVEGGTEDQRKIFYTSLYHLLIHPNILQDVNGEYPAMESDKILTTKGNRYTVFSLWDTYRNVHQLLTLVYPERQMEMVQTMLDMYREHGWLPKWELYGRETLTMEGDPSIPVIVDSWMKGLRDFDVDLAYEAMYKSATLPGNENLMRPDNDDYLSLGYVPLREKYDNSVSHALEYYIADYSLSKFAQALGKKEDAKMFYSRSLNYKHYYSKEFGTFRPKLPDGTFYTPFNPLQGADFEPNPGFHEGNSWNYTFYVPHDVYGLAKLMDGKTKFINKLQMVFDKGYYDPANEPDIAYPYLFSYFKGEEWRTSNEVHRLLKKYYTTKPDGIPGNDDTGTLSTWAIFNMIGFYPDCPGLPEYTLVSPVFDKVTIELSPKWYKENELIIEVNRNSPEDIYIDKVTLGGKQIKKYRITHDELVHGGHLIFDLKSTK encoded by the coding sequence ATGAAAAAACTGTTAACCTCTATCTTTTTATTTTCTTTTTGTCTTTCTATGAGTGCTCAAAATTCACAGAAAGCATTAGTTGATTATGTAGATCCTTTTATAGGTACTACAAACTTTGGTACTACCAATCCTGGTGCTATTACGCCTAATGGATTAATGTCGGTTGTTCCATTTAATGTAATGGGATCCAGCGAAAATACATATGACAAAGATGCTCGATGGTGGTCAACACCTTATGAGTATACAAACAATTTTTTCACTGGTTACTCTCATGTTAATTTAAGTGGTGTGGGTTGTCCTGAGTTAGGATCACTACTTTTAATGCCAACGACTGGAGAACTAAATGTAGATTATACTCAATATGGAAGTAAATACAAAGATGAGGTTGCTACTCCTGGTTATTATAGTAACTTCTTAACTAAATATAATATAAAAACTGAAGTAACTGCTACCCCACGAACTGGTTTAGCTCGTTTCACTTTCCCTAAGGGGCAAGGTAACGTTTTACTTAATTTAGGAGAAGGCTTGACGAATGAGTCGGGAGCTATGGTTAGACGTGTAAATAATCAAGAATATGAAGGAATGAAACTGCTTGGGACTTTTTGTTATAACTCCCAAGCAGTTTTTCCTATTTACTTTGTTATGCGCATTAGTAAAGTTCCAGCAGAAACTGGGTACTGGAAAAAACAACGTCCAATGACAGCGGAGGCTGAATGGGATGCTGATCAAGGTAAAAACAAGCTTTATACAAAATATGGTAAAGAGATTGCAGGAGATGATATAGGAGTTTATTTTTCTTTTGATACCGAAGAAAACGAGCAAGTTGAGGTGCAAATGGGAGTATCCTTTGTTAGTATTGAAAATGCTCGTTTGAACCTAGAGACAGAACAAAAAGATAACCATTTCGATAAGATCTATCAAGATGCTCGCAACTTATGGGAAAAGAATTTAGCTCGTATCACGGTAGAAGGTGGTACAGAAGATCAAAGAAAAATATTCTATACATCACTTTATCATTTACTTATTCATCCTAATATTCTTCAAGACGTAAATGGGGAATATCCTGCAATGGAAAGTGATAAAATATTAACAACAAAGGGTAATCGTTATACTGTGTTTTCATTGTGGGATACGTATCGAAATGTACATCAATTATTGACTTTAGTTTATCCTGAACGTCAGATGGAAATGGTACAGACGATGCTTGATATGTATAGAGAGCATGGTTGGTTACCTAAGTGGGAACTATATGGTAGAGAAACTTTAACCATGGAAGGAGACCCAAGTATCCCAGTAATAGTTGATTCATGGATGAAAGGATTGCGCGATTTTGATGTGGATTTAGCTTACGAAGCAATGTATAAATCGGCTACTCTTCCTGGGAATGAAAATTTAATGCGCCCCGACAATGATGATTATTTGAGTTTGGGTTATGTTCCATTGCGTGAAAAATATGATAATTCTGTTTCTCATGCCTTAGAGTACTATATCGCTGATTATTCTTTGTCCAAATTTGCTCAGGCTCTAGGAAAGAAAGAAGATGCTAAGATGTTCTATAGTCGTTCATTAAACTATAAACATTATTATAGTAAAGAGTTTGGAACATTCCGTCCTAAGCTACCTGATGGAACATTCTATACTCCTTTTAATCCACTGCAAGGTGCTGATTTTGAACCAAACCCAGGTTTTCATGAGGGCAATTCATGGAATTATACATTCTATGTACCACATGATGTGTATGGACTAGCTAAGCTGATGGATGGAAAAACCAAGTTTATCAATAAGTTACAAATGGTTTTTGATAAAGGGTATTACGATCCAGCTAATGAGCCAGACATTGCATATCCATACTTGTTCTCTTATTTTAAAGGAGAAGAATGGAGAACATCTAATGAAGTTCATCGTCTATTAAAAAAATATTATACTACGAAACCTGATGGAATACCGGGTAATGACGATACTGGAACGCTTTCTACATGGGCTATTTTTAATATGATAGGATTCTATCCTGATTGTCCTGGTTTGCCGGAATATACACTTGTTTCGCCTGTATTCGATAAGGTTACTATTGAGTTAAGCCCTAAGTGGTATAAAGAAAATGAATTGATAATTGAAGTTAATAGAAATTCACCTGAAGATATTTATATAGACAAAGTGACTTTAGGAGGCAAACAGATAAAGAAATATCGTATCACTCATGATGAATTAGTTCATGGTGGGCATCTGATCTTTGATCTGAAATCAACCAAATAA
- a CDS encoding Beta-N-acetylhexosaminidase (COGs: COG3525 N-acetyl-beta-hexosaminidase~InterPro IPR015882:IPR015883~KEGG: bth:BT_0460 beta-hexosaminidase precursor~PFAM: Glycoside hydrolase, family 20, catalytic core; Acetylhexosaminidase, subunit a/b~PRIAM: Beta-N-acetylhexosaminidase~SPTR: Beta-hexosaminidase;~IMG reference gene:2504105958~PFAM: F5/8 type C domain; Glycosyl hydrolase family 20, catalytic domain; Glycosyl hydrolase family 20, domain 2), producing MIRRVFFLLSLIIVGVGVVDAQKVSVIPTPLSIEDIQGEFKLGNKLKWYSNTDKQAQKHYQELLTKSLDIKDWNQTSLRKSQIALVLVNQLDSSLIQEEAYELEINKNQIVIKATSEAGLFYGLQSLIQIATDRSNYFSKTLPCVRIHDEPRFGYRGFMLDVSRHFFPKEFVKKQIDALSFFKLNRLHLHLTDAAGWRIEIKKYPRLTEFAAWRTDASWKKWWNGDRKYVEKGSSQGFGGYYTQEDIKEMVAYASKKHITIIPEIEMPGHSEEVLAAYPELSCAGVPYKNSDFCAGNDSVFTFLENVLSEVIELFPSEYIHVGGDEAGKGAWKTCPKCQQRIKENNLKDVDELQSYFMERMNLFLKSKGRKLLGWDEIIQGGLAEGATVMSWRGIEGGIHAVETGHHAVMTPGEFCYFDTYQDAPYTLPEAIGGYLPLEKVYSYDPIISSFTEDQKNLIDGVQANLWTEYVPTTDHVELMIYPRLFALAEVAWTEPARKDWNSFNQKSLQMVELMKKWGYHPFELSQEVGNRVEAKELCEHLARGKKVQYNAPYSSSYIANGDETLTDGIRGGWTYGDKRWQGFISPERLDVIIDLEKIEDIHEISADIMQSPGAEVYLPSQILIEVSEDGENFTTLMNKTFEVEKGSSILIKKYAWEGQASGRFVRFVARSSKDLGGWIFTDEIIIK from the coding sequence ATGATAAGAAGAGTATTTTTTTTACTAAGTCTTATTATTGTTGGTGTAGGGGTTGTTGATGCGCAAAAGGTGTCAGTAATCCCTACTCCTTTATCAATAGAAGACATTCAAGGAGAGTTCAAGTTGGGCAATAAGCTTAAATGGTATTCAAATACTGATAAGCAGGCTCAGAAACATTATCAAGAGTTATTAACTAAGAGCTTAGATATAAAAGATTGGAATCAAACTTCATTAAGAAAAAGTCAAATAGCTTTAGTCTTAGTCAATCAGCTAGATTCATCTTTAATACAAGAAGAGGCCTATGAGTTAGAGATTAATAAAAATCAGATTGTGATTAAAGCTACTTCTGAAGCAGGGCTTTTTTACGGATTGCAAAGTTTAATTCAAATTGCGACAGATCGATCTAATTATTTTAGTAAGACCTTGCCTTGTGTGAGAATACATGATGAACCTAGGTTTGGGTATCGTGGGTTTATGCTTGATGTTTCTAGGCACTTTTTCCCTAAAGAATTTGTGAAAAAACAAATTGATGCGCTGTCATTTTTTAAATTGAATAGGCTACACTTGCATCTTACTGATGCTGCTGGTTGGCGTATTGAGATTAAAAAATATCCTCGCTTAACAGAATTTGCTGCATGGAGAACAGATGCTAGCTGGAAAAAATGGTGGAATGGGGATCGAAAATATGTAGAAAAGGGTTCTTCTCAAGGTTTTGGAGGTTATTATACGCAAGAAGATATTAAAGAAATGGTTGCATACGCTTCCAAAAAGCATATTACAATTATTCCAGAAATCGAAATGCCAGGGCACTCTGAAGAGGTACTCGCTGCATACCCAGAATTATCATGTGCTGGTGTACCTTATAAAAACTCTGATTTTTGTGCAGGTAATGATTCGGTATTTACTTTCCTTGAAAATGTTTTATCTGAAGTTATTGAGCTGTTCCCTTCTGAATATATTCATGTTGGGGGTGATGAAGCAGGAAAAGGAGCTTGGAAAACATGTCCTAAATGCCAGCAAAGAATAAAAGAAAACAATTTGAAGGATGTTGATGAACTTCAAAGTTACTTTATGGAGCGTATGAACCTTTTTTTAAAATCGAAAGGAAGAAAGCTTTTAGGTTGGGATGAAATAATACAAGGAGGATTAGCCGAGGGAGCTACTGTAATGTCTTGGAGAGGAATAGAAGGGGGAATTCATGCGGTGGAAACGGGTCACCATGCTGTAATGACTCCTGGAGAATTTTGTTATTTTGATACCTATCAAGATGCTCCTTATACTTTACCAGAAGCTATTGGAGGATATTTACCATTAGAAAAGGTATATAGCTACGATCCAATTATTAGTTCTTTTACTGAGGATCAAAAAAATCTGATTGATGGTGTACAAGCAAATTTATGGACAGAATATGTACCTACAACAGATCATGTGGAGTTGATGATTTATCCTCGTCTATTTGCTCTAGCAGAAGTAGCTTGGACTGAGCCAGCGAGGAAAGATTGGAATAGTTTCAATCAAAAATCGTTACAGATGGTTGAACTAATGAAAAAATGGGGCTATCATCCTTTTGAATTGAGTCAAGAAGTAGGAAATAGAGTAGAAGCAAAAGAACTATGTGAACATCTTGCTAGAGGAAAAAAAGTGCAGTACAACGCTCCCTATAGTTCTAGCTATATAGCAAATGGTGATGAAACTCTAACAGACGGTATTAGAGGTGGTTGGACTTATGGTGATAAGCGTTGGCAGGGCTTTATTTCTCCCGAACGACTAGATGTGATTATTGATTTGGAAAAGATCGAAGATATTCATGAAATTTCAGCTGATATCATGCAAAGTCCTGGTGCTGAGGTTTATTTACCTTCTCAAATATTGATAGAAGTTTCTGAAGATGGTGAAAATTTTACTACCTTGATGAATAAAACCTTCGAAGTTGAAAAAGGATCGTCCATTTTGATAAAAAAATACGCTTGGGAAGGTCAAGCTAGTGGTCGTTTTGTAAGATTCGTAGCTAGATCTAGTAAAGACTTAGGAGGTTGGATTTTCACAGATGAAATTATAATAAAATAG
- a CDS encoding acetylglutamate kinase (COGs: COG0548 Acetylglutamate kinase~InterPro IPR001048:IPR004662~KEGG: bvu:BVU_1338 putative acetylglutamate kinase~PFAM: Aspartate/glutamate/uridylate kinase~PRIAM: Acetylglutamate kinase~SPTR: Acetylglutamate kinase;~TIGRFAM: Acetylglutamate kinase~IMG reference gene:2504105964~PFAM: Amino acid kinase family~TIGRFAM: acetylglutamate kinase), producing the protein MKEQLTIVKVGGKIVEDEKSLNNLILKFKLIPGKKILVHGGGRSATQMAEQLGIQTSMVDGRRITDREMLKVVTMVYGGLINKNIVAKLQSSGINAIGLTGADGDVMRAHKREVGDVDYGYVGDIDSVNSLLLSQLMYSELVPVMAPLTHDGRGSLLNTNADTIASSCALALTEFFQVSLIYCFEKRGVLSDASDNNSVIDKITPQLFKKLVADEVVEGGMIPKLENAFSALNKGVEKVIITSVDQLSSSGGTSIKLD; encoded by the coding sequence ATGAAAGAACAACTAACAATTGTAAAAGTGGGAGGAAAAATTGTTGAAGATGAGAAATCACTCAATAATTTGATATTAAAATTCAAACTGATACCTGGGAAAAAGATTCTTGTACATGGGGGAGGAAGATCAGCTACTCAAATGGCAGAACAATTAGGTATTCAGACTTCTATGGTAGATGGTCGAAGAATTACAGATCGAGAAATGCTAAAGGTAGTAACCATGGTATATGGAGGTTTGATAAATAAGAATATTGTCGCTAAACTTCAAAGTTCAGGAATTAATGCAATAGGGCTGACTGGTGCTGATGGAGATGTTATGCGTGCCCATAAAAGAGAAGTTGGAGATGTTGATTATGGTTACGTAGGGGATATAGATTCAGTAAACTCTTTATTACTAAGTCAATTGATGTATAGTGAATTAGTACCTGTTATGGCTCCATTAACTCATGATGGAAGAGGTTCTCTATTAAATACTAATGCAGATACAATTGCTAGTAGCTGTGCCTTGGCTTTGACTGAGTTTTTTCAAGTTAGTTTGATTTATTGTTTTGAAAAAAGAGGTGTATTATCTGATGCTTCTGATAATAATAGTGTAATTGATAAGATAACGCCTCAACTATTCAAAAAACTTGTTGCTGATGAGGTTGTTGAAGGAGGAATGATTCCTAAACTAGAAAATGCCTTTTCTGCTTTAAATAAAGGGGTTGAAAAGGTTATTATTACATCTGTTGATCAACTATCTTCATCTGGTGGTACCTCTATAAAACTGGACTAA
- a CDS encoding hypothetical protein (KEGG: bfr:BF0247 hypothetical protein~SPTR: Putative uncharacterized protein;~IMG reference gene:2504105962) has product MSKHLNTNKQFMIGNGMLAFAVIFIVVIFIYMSLRLNSKNEETFEGIYEITLSEGFLNEMTEIHLNDSILFHDVVIKEPMKLEIHQFASQNALLFVDQETNGISIFNLSDKGGNYKFKKDIHSNKVTLLNN; this is encoded by the coding sequence ATGAGTAAGCACTTAAATACAAACAAACAATTTATGATAGGCAATGGTATGCTAGCCTTTGCCGTTATATTTATTGTCGTAATCTTCATCTATATGAGTTTACGCCTAAACAGTAAAAATGAAGAAACTTTTGAAGGGATATACGAGATAACACTTTCCGAGGGCTTTTTAAATGAGATGACAGAAATTCATCTAAATGACAGCATACTATTTCATGATGTAGTAATCAAGGAACCTATGAAGCTTGAAATACACCAGTTTGCATCCCAAAATGCACTTCTATTTGTAGATCAAGAAACGAATGGGATTTCTATTTTCAACCTATCTGATAAAGGTGGTAATTACAAATTCAAAAAAGATATCCATAGTAATAAGGTCACTCTTTTGAATAATTAA
- a CDS encoding putative transmembrane protein (KEGG: bfs:BF1315 putative transmembrane protein~SPTR: Putative signal transducer;~IMG reference gene:2504105961~PFAM: Major Facilitator Superfamily) has translation MENKQTSQSQNPLKWIPTAYFAMGLPFIVLSMVSVLMFQDLGVSKASITFWLSIITLPWTLKPLWSPFLELFKTKKFFVVLTQLVTGITFALVAFSLHLPEFFQIAIALMGVIAISGATHDIALDGIYLSVLSPKVQAQYIGWQGAFYNMAKLLSFGGLVYVAGVLKNSLGALEAWTIIMGIFSAIMVCAALYHIKVLPTGGQSQDQVRSVKETYHELIEIIISFFKKKHIIWYIIFIVLYRSAEGLAMKVLPLFLADDVVNGGLGLRTEQIGIINGICGALAFVIGSILGGYYISRFSLKKTLFSLCCIFNIPFVIYLLFAIYQPSSLPAIGLGVTFEWFGYGFGFVGLTLFMMQQVAPGKHKMAHYAFASGIMNLGVLVPGAISGLIAESVGYKNFFIIVLVAAIPAFIVTALVPFTYDNGDPVKE, from the coding sequence ATGGAAAACAAACAAACTTCACAATCACAAAATCCCCTTAAATGGATTCCAACGGCATATTTTGCTATGGGACTTCCTTTTATTGTTTTAAGTATGGTCTCTGTTTTGATGTTCCAAGACTTAGGGGTATCCAAAGCTAGTATAACTTTCTGGTTATCAATTATTACACTCCCATGGACATTAAAACCTTTATGGAGCCCTTTTCTTGAATTATTTAAGACAAAGAAATTCTTTGTTGTATTGACACAGTTGGTAACAGGTATCACTTTTGCTTTAGTTGCATTTAGTTTACATCTTCCTGAATTTTTTCAAATAGCTATTGCCCTTATGGGGGTTATTGCTATAAGTGGAGCTACTCATGATATAGCTCTAGATGGAATCTATTTATCAGTTTTATCACCAAAAGTTCAGGCTCAATACATTGGTTGGCAGGGTGCCTTTTATAATATGGCTAAACTTCTATCTTTTGGTGGATTAGTTTATGTCGCCGGTGTACTTAAAAATAGTTTAGGAGCACTTGAAGCTTGGACTATTATTATGGGAATTTTTTCTGCTATAATGGTTTGTGCAGCTTTATATCATATAAAAGTTTTGCCAACAGGAGGACAATCTCAGGACCAAGTGAGATCAGTCAAAGAAACATATCATGAATTAATTGAGATAATTATCTCTTTCTTTAAGAAAAAACATATTATTTGGTATATTATCTTCATAGTTCTATATAGATCTGCAGAGGGTTTAGCAATGAAGGTTTTACCTTTGTTCTTGGCAGATGATGTTGTGAATGGAGGGTTAGGATTAAGAACTGAGCAAATAGGTATTATAAATGGAATCTGTGGAGCTTTGGCTTTTGTAATAGGCTCTATACTAGGAGGATATTATATTAGTAGATTTAGTTTGAAAAAAACCTTATTCTCACTATGTTGTATTTTCAATATACCCTTTGTTATCTATTTATTATTTGCAATATACCAGCCAAGCTCACTTCCTGCAATCGGTTTAGGTGTCACTTTTGAATGGTTTGGTTATGGTTTCGGATTTGTAGGTTTAACCCTATTTATGATGCAGCAAGTAGCTCCAGGAAAGCATAAAATGGCTCACTATGCCTTTGCTTCTGGAATTATGAACTTAGGTGTGTTAGTACCTGGTGCAATAAGTGGGTTAATTGCTGAAAGTGTTGGATATAAAAACTTTTTTATCATAGTTCTAGTAGCTGCTATTCCAGCATTCATAGTAACGGCATTAGTCCCTTTTACTTATGACAATGGAGATCCAGTGAAAGAATAA
- a CDS encoding glycosidase related protein (COGs: COG2152 glycosylase~InterPro IPR007184~KEGG: bth:BT_1033 hypothetical protein~PFAM: Glycosidase, PH1107-related~SPTR: Putative uncharacterized protein;~IMG reference gene:2504105960~PFAM: Domain of unknown function (DUF377)), producing MSKLKNVGPVMPEMPWEDRPEGCKDVMWRYSKNPVIGRYQIPSSNSIFNSAVVPFEDGFAGVFRCDNKAVQMNIFAGFSKDGINWDINHEPIQFKAGNTEMIESEYKYDPRVTWIEDRYWITWCNGYHGPTIGIGYTFDFKEFFQCENAFLPFNRNGVLFPQKIDGKYAMLSRPSDNGHTPFGDIYISYSPDMKYWGEHRSVMKVTPFPESAWQCTKIGAGSVPFLVEEGWLMFYHGVITTCNGFRYAMGSAILDKDDPSKVLYRTREYLLGPAAPYELQGDVPNVVFPCAALQDGKKVAVYYGAADTVTGVAFGYIDEIVEFTKRTSII from the coding sequence ATGAGCAAACTTAAAAATGTAGGTCCTGTAATGCCAGAAATGCCTTGGGAAGATAGACCCGAAGGATGTAAAGATGTAATGTGGCGTTATTCAAAGAACCCTGTTATTGGACGTTATCAAATTCCTTCATCAAATAGTATCTTTAATAGTGCAGTTGTTCCTTTTGAGGATGGTTTTGCCGGTGTATTCCGCTGTGACAATAAAGCTGTTCAGATGAATATCTTCGCAGGTTTTAGCAAGGATGGTATTAATTGGGATATAAACCACGAACCTATTCAGTTCAAAGCGGGTAATACCGAAATGATTGAATCTGAATATAAATATGATCCTCGAGTTACATGGATAGAAGATCGTTATTGGATAACTTGGTGTAATGGTTATCATGGACCAACTATTGGAATTGGATATACTTTCGACTTCAAAGAGTTTTTTCAATGTGAGAATGCTTTTCTACCATTTAATCGTAATGGAGTATTATTTCCTCAAAAGATTGACGGGAAATATGCTATGTTAAGTCGCCCAAGTGATAATGGTCACACACCTTTTGGTGATATTTATATTAGCTATAGTCCTGATATGAAATATTGGGGAGAACATCGTAGTGTTATGAAAGTTACTCCATTCCCAGAAAGTGCTTGGCAATGTACTAAAATTGGTGCTGGTTCAGTTCCTTTCTTAGTGGAAGAAGGCTGGTTAATGTTCTATCATGGAGTGATTACTACTTGTAATGGTTTTCGTTATGCTATGGGGTCAGCAATTTTAGATAAAGATGATCCATCTAAAGTGTTATATCGTACTCGTGAATACTTACTAGGACCAGCTGCTCCCTATGAGCTTCAAGGTGATGTTCCTAATGTGGTTTTCCCATGTGCTGCTTTACAAGATGGTAAAAAAGTTGCTGTTTATTATGGTGCTGCTGATACTGTAACTGGAGTTGCCTTTGGTTATATTGATGAAATTGTTGAGTTTACAAAACGAACAAGCATCATATAA